The sequence AGCAGTAGGAATCCTGGCCGATGGAGTTGCTTCTGCGGAAGATATAGACGAAGCAATGAAATTAGGGGCGAATCATCCTATAGGGCCGTTAGCCCTTGCCGATTTAATAGGAAATGATGTATGCCTTGCTATAATGGAAGTTTTATACAAAGAATTTGGAGACCCGAAATACAGGCCACATCCTCTGCTACGTAAAATGGTAAGAGGAGGGCTGTTAGGAAGAAAAACCGGCAAAGGCTTTTATTCATATTGATGCAATAAAGGTATTTTGATACCATAAAGGCATCAGATTACTTTACCTAGGGGGTGTTAGTCTATGAATGTTTTAGCCATAAATGGAAGCCCAAAGATTAGGGGAACAGCAGCTCTGCTTAAAAAGGCGATGGAGGGAGCAGAAAAAATTGAAGGGATAACAGCTGAATTAGTAAATCTATGCGAATACAGGATCGCGCAATGTGAAGGGTGCAACACCTGCTTGAAAAAACCCTGTCCGATAAATGATGACATGGAAAAAATAAACGAAAAACTGTTAGCAGCAGATGGAATTATTATAGGCTCACCTTCACATTTCGCCAATGTAACTGGGCTTCTAAAAAATTTCTTTGACAGAACAAGGTACCTAAAGATGTCGGGTATGAAGTTGAAAAATAAAATCCTTTCTGCTGTTATCACTTCAGGGCTTATACACGGCGGTTCTGACCCGGTAATTCAAGCTATCAACAACTTCGGGTTAATACACGGTATGATAATCGTTGGGGTCGCTGCCAGTCCTGTTTTAGATCCGATTTATCCTGTAGCAACCCTGCAAAAGGAAAGAAAAATGTTTAGAGATATAACTGAGGATGAATTTGCTATGAAGATAGCAGAAGAATTAGGAAAAAGGGTAGCTGAAATAGTTGTTAAATTGTCAAAATAAACACCTATACTTGACAAATAACAATCTTACAAATCACTATCTTATCAATCTTATCAATCTTATCAATGAAAATAGATTTTCTAAAACTTTTAATGCACCGTCTCAGATAACCTTTCACATTTTCTTATCATTTTACTCAGTGTTTGTTTTTATCTCAAATCGTTTTAAAGATAAGCATTTATGAATCAATAATTAAACCGTCTTGTATCAAATCTTTCTATAATTTGAAAATAATTGAAAAAGAGGAGGAATCAGATAATGAGGCTAGAAGGGAAAGTTGCAATAATAACCGGTTCCGGCAGGGGTATAGGTAAGGCAACAGCGGTAAAGTTTGCACAAGAAGGTGCAAGGGTAGTAGTATGTGATGTAAATCTGGAAGATGCTGCTAAAACGGCTGAAAAAATCAAGGAGTTAGGAGGTGAGGCATTAGCTCTTAAGATAGATGTAACAAGGATAGAGGAAGTTGAAGAGATGGTACAAAAAACCGTCAATGAGTTTAAAAAATTAGATATTCTGGTAAATAATGCCGGTATAACGGCCGATGCCAAACTAGTTAAAATGACTCAGGAGCAATTTGATAAAGTGATATCGGTAAATTTAAAGGGTGTATTTAACTGTGGCCAGGCAGCGGCAAAGGTTATGGTAGAACAGGGAAACGGAGTTATATTAAATGCAGCATCGGTTGTAGGGCTGTACGGCAACTTCGGACAGACCAACTATGCTGCAACAAAATTCGGTGTAATCGGAATGACAAAAACCTGGGCCAAGGAATTAGGACCTAAGGGTATAAGGGTTAATGCCGTAGCACCGGGTTTCATAGTGACACCAATGACGGAAAAAATGCCCGAAAAGGTATTGGAAATGATGAAGGAAAAGGCACCATTAAAGAGGCTGGGTACAGCCGAAGATGTGGCTAATGCTTACGCATTTTTAGCTTCGGATGAAGCAAGCTTTATAACAGGCGCCGTTTTAAGTGTTGACGGTGGAATAGTTCTTTGATAAGGGGGATTCTATATGGGTGTAAGTGTAATCGGAACGTACCACACTAAAGTCGGGCGTCTGGACGATAGTCTGTATGAACTGCTGGTCAAAGCTGGCAAAGGGGCTTTAGAAGATGCCGGTGTGGAGGCTAAAGATATCGGCGGAATCTGGGTCGGAAACTACAGTGGGGGCGGATTCAATAATCAGGAACACCTTGCTCCTTATGCCCTTGAAATTGACCCTGAACTGCGTTTTATCCCGGCAGTCAGGGTTGAAAACGCCTGTGCGTCCGGTTCTGCTGCAATCGAGGGTGCAAAAAACGCTATTGAATCAGGGGAAGTAGATTTTGCTTTGGTTATTGGAGTAGAGAAGATGACTTCCCTCGATACAAAAGGCGTAACCAAAACCCTTGCTATGGCTTCTTTCTGGCCGGAAGAAGGCGCTAAAGGAGTAACCTTCCCGGGTTTATTTGCTGAATATGCAAAGGGTTACAAAGACAGGTACGGTTTTTCCGATGAAGAACTGCGAACGATGCTTGCAAAAGTGGCAGCAAAAAACCATACCAATGCTGCTGCTAATCCATTAGCCCAACGGCCGTGGAAATGCAGCTATGAAGATATACTGAACCTTCCGGATGAAAAAAACCCTGTGATTGCCGCCCCTTTAAGGCTGTATGACTGCTCGCTAGTTTCAGACGGAGCTGCAGCGTTAGTCCTGACTACTACCGAAAGAGCCAGGAAACTGAAAGATAAGGTTGTAGAAATATCGGCTCTGGTCCATACTACGGATTACCTAGCCCTTAAAAAAAGGTCGAATTCAGAGTTTGAAGCAGGTAAACGTGCCATTCATAGAGCCTATGAAATGGCCGGCATAACTGTAGATGACCTGGATTTTGCCGAAGTCCACGACTGTTTTACAATCGCCGAAATACTAGCATATGAGGCTATGGGTCTTGCACCTGACGGCAAAGGGTGGACATTGCTGGATGATGGAATTGTAGAGGTCGGAGGTAAATTACCTGTAAACCCATCCGGCGGCTTGAAAGCCAAGGGCCATCCAGTAGGTGCTACGGGAGCATCCATGGCCGTGCTGGCAGCAAGGCAGCTGTTGGGTGATGCGATTGGTCACCAGGTAAGCGGTGCAGAAATCGGCTTAACCTTTAACATAGGCGGAAGCGCTGCAAGCAATTATGCCCTGGTATTTAAAAGGGTAAAATAATTCTAATAGGTAAATAAAGCTAAAAATCCCTCTAATTCAAAAGCTGCTAATGCTTTAGCAGCTTTTATTTTATACATTTGTTAAATCCCTCTATATTTCTTGGTATATTGCTTCCATTCATAATTTCTTTCTCTTTTAAAATTTCATACATTTCCAAAAGTATAGGTTTTTTTTAAAATCACTCCAATCAAATTCTTTTTCGTCAGTAAAAACAATTCTCGGTTTACCTTTTGCCACAACTTCATGGGCAGTTTCTACAAGAGCACTGCGTAAAGCTTTATTACCTTTTTTGGTGCGCCTTGATTTACGCTTACCGGCACTTTCACTGTTACCTGGAGCCGTTCCCGCCCATGATGATAGATGGGCATCTGATGGGAAGCGATCCATCAGCTACTACGGTTTCTGCAGTTCTTCGGCCTACACCGGGAACAGTATCGATATCGATAAGCTCCAGCATTTGCCATCTTCTGCTATCTCCAGTGTGGCTGATGTTTTGTCCTAAGAACGGTTTACATGTCCGCCCCTTCCCTCCACCATCATTACCGGCTTCTTTGGTACTATGAGCGAATCCGACTCCTTGCATACCGTTTCTCCCGCCTTGGACGAAATGCTCCTTGTGCGGAAAATACTCTTTCGAGAATATGCAAGGCCTCCCAGGTACGCTGCAGGGCAAAATCATTTGGAATTTGCAAAAGCGACACATGCAAAAAAATAGGACTGGACAACCTTAAACACCTGTGATACAGTAGTTTACGAAAATATATTTACTGTATGGCAGGTGATAGAATGACGACGAAAATAGAAGAATATTTTGGAGAAATTGAGGACCCAAGAGCTGATAATAAACGGCATAAATTAATTGATATTATATTTATGACAATATGTGCAGTTTTATGTGGTATAGAAGATTGGGATGAGATAGCTTTTTACTGTCAGAAAAGAGAAAAATGGTTTTCAAATTTTTTAGAATTACCACATGGAGTGCCATCGAAAGATACCTTTAGAAGGGTAATTCAAAGGATCAGGCCTGAAGAGTTTCAAAAATGTTTTTTGAAGTGGGTAGAGGCAGTCAGAGTGATGACAAAAGGTGAGATTGTAGCGATAGATGGAAAAAGGGTAAAACGTTCGTATAATAAGGTTGAAGGTAAAGCTGCAATACACCTTATAAGCGCATGGGCGAGTGAAAACAAACTGGTTTTAGCTCAAATAAAGACAGAAGAAAAATCAAATGAGATAACAGCAATACCTGAACTTCTTAGAATGATA is a genomic window of Koleobacter methoxysyntrophicus containing:
- a CDS encoding flavodoxin family protein produces the protein MNVLAINGSPKIRGTAALLKKAMEGAEKIEGITAELVNLCEYRIAQCEGCNTCLKKPCPINDDMEKINEKLLAADGIIIGSPSHFANVTGLLKNFFDRTRYLKMSGMKLKNKILSAVITSGLIHGGSDPVIQAINNFGLIHGMIIVGVAASPVLDPIYPVATLQKERKMFRDITEDEFAMKIAEELGKRVAEIVVKLSK
- the fabG gene encoding 3-oxoacyl-ACP reductase FabG, whose translation is MRLEGKVAIITGSGRGIGKATAVKFAQEGARVVVCDVNLEDAAKTAEKIKELGGEALALKIDVTRIEEVEEMVQKTVNEFKKLDILVNNAGITADAKLVKMTQEQFDKVISVNLKGVFNCGQAAAKVMVEQGNGVILNAASVVGLYGNFGQTNYAATKFGVIGMTKTWAKELGPKGIRVNAVAPGFIVTPMTEKMPEKVLEMMKEKAPLKRLGTAEDVANAYAFLASDEASFITGAVLSVDGGIVL
- a CDS encoding thiolase domain-containing protein, with the protein product MGVSVIGTYHTKVGRLDDSLYELLVKAGKGALEDAGVEAKDIGGIWVGNYSGGGFNNQEHLAPYALEIDPELRFIPAVRVENACASGSAAIEGAKNAIESGEVDFALVIGVEKMTSLDTKGVTKTLAMASFWPEEGAKGVTFPGLFAEYAKGYKDRYGFSDEELRTMLAKVAAKNHTNAAANPLAQRPWKCSYEDILNLPDEKNPVIAAPLRLYDCSLVSDGAAALVLTTTERARKLKDKVVEISALVHTTDYLALKKRSNSEFEAGKRAIHRAYEMAGITVDDLDFAEVHDCFTIAEILAYEAMGLAPDGKGWTLLDDGIVEVGGKLPVNPSGGLKAKGHPVGATGASMAVLAARQLLGDAIGHQVSGAEIGLTFNIGGSAASNYALVFKRVK